The following coding sequences are from one Coffea arabica cultivar ET-39 chromosome 11e, Coffea Arabica ET-39 HiFi, whole genome shotgun sequence window:
- the LOC140021363 gene encoding uncharacterized protein: MAISINRLESQGQGKLPSQPKVNPKNVSAMTLRSGREVEGPKLMTSKDKSEDRIEKELEKEGIGKTNSEVTPEPIIKIRSNSPYFPSKLEKSKKQDKEKEILEEFCKVEINISLLEAIKQVPRHEKIFKDLCVNRRRLKGDERAIVGKNVSAVLQRILPPKCGDPGRPFLITTHTKIDVNNGTLSMEFDGKIEVFDIDSRNELEVALTEYMELSITHEKDADSELQNMVGALQSLATTTRYGLASIFMPEPYQKLLSSIVQAPVLELKPLPDHLKYAYFSDNETFSVIISTKLSPTQEDKLIRVLKDHKQAIG, translated from the exons ATGGCAATCTCGATCAACCGTCTGGAGTCTCAAGGCCAAGGAAAGTTGCCATCTCAACCTAAAGTAAACCCGAAGAATGTGAGCGCCATGACTTTGAGGAGTGGAAGAGAAGTAGAGGGGCCTAAACTCATGACTTCAAAGGATAAAAGTGAGGATCGAATCGAGAAGGAGCTTGAGAAGGAAGGAATAGGAAAAACAAATTCAGAGGTAACCCCTGAGCCAATAATTAAAATTCGGTCCAACTCACCATATTTTCCTAGCAAGTTGGAGAAATCGAAAAAGCAAGATAAGGAgaaggagattttggaggaatttTGTAAGGTGGAGATAAACATCTCCTTGTTGGAAGCCATTAAACAGGTCCCAAGAcatgaaaaaatttttaaagactTGTGCGTCAATAGAAGGAGACTaaagggagatgaaagagctatcGTGGGGAAGAACGTGTCAGCCGTTCTTCAAAGAATACTCCCACCCAAATGCGGGGATCCAG GTAGACCTTTCTTAATTACAACACAcacaaaaattgatgttaacAATGGCACTTTATCTATGGAGTTTGATGGGAAAATT GAAGTTTTTGATATTGATAGTAGGAATGAGCTGGAAGTAGCTTTAACCGAGTACATGGAGTTGTCAATAACCCATGAAAAGGATGCAGACAGTGAATTGCAAAATATGGTCGGGGCATTACAATCCTTAGCAACCACAACAAGGTATGGGCTTGCTTCTATTTTTATGCCCGAACCTTACCAAAAATTATTGTCATCTATTGTGCAGGCACCAGTTCTAGAATTGAAACCCTTACCAGACCATCTGAAGTATGCCTACTTTAGCGACAATGAGACCTTCTCGGTGATTATCTCTACTAAATTGTCACCGACCCAAGAGGATAAGCTGATTCGAGTTCTTAAAGATCATAAGCAGGCTATAGGGTAG
- the LOC140003919 gene encoding uncharacterized protein: MASSRINEYRSIRSAAYRAVLEGKKQSVENFRSFWREEGVKPLDKCGDTVLHFLAIYGNVADFRLLLHDGLVTSENLKAKNVNGDTALHEAARFGHKDVAEIMLEKEKDLAYERNKLGETPHFVAAACGKKEVFSLLEKYIGDCTMRRNDGCTILHAAVIGECYSLAIDILEWYPDLAGKRDEKGKTALHLLAEKPESFRSGSAYTFRDLGTKPLILLHILRATIYGCIRVLYKESEPVNGAEEPSNSASIHKVNISSFANFILGFPWLKEIDEAKQSHAVALMLAKRLIRKEDWSHYVHAEDKDLEGSQFGISSEKKNRLPDPLIQATRLGIIEVVQEILSVYPEASYTFDRKGRNILQIAVEEKKWVLYDYLMTSVPNMDRMLRAIDHEGNSIIHLAARLESPPSTPPGVFQQMMWEVLWFKRVQYDSYPYLWQLQNSDGKTAKQVFETNHASLREKAEKTVRSLANSVLIVSVLIGTINFAAIFTVPGGFDPKTGEAVFLNNRHWEFGLLMFYLAGGLFSSLFTMGTLLVIIFLRFETDEFYLSLPFYYVTDMIAIFYSVVFTIVACCQALIVQKVVITDFTPLVVFFFIYGFLAVVLMETSYVIFDYGYHLICYCRCYRGRQS; encoded by the exons ATGGCAAGCTCAAGAATCAACGAGTATCGGAGCATCCGGTCTGCTGCTTATAGAGCAGTAttagagggaaaaaaacagtCAGTAGAAAACTTTCGCAGTTTCTGGAGGGAAGAAGGTGTGAAACCACTTGATAAATGTGGTGATACTGTTCTCCATTTTCTGGCCATTTACGGAAATGTGGCTGATTTCAGATTACTTCTCCATGATGGTCTTGTGACCAGTGAAAATCTGAAGGCAAAGAATGTCAATGGCGACACTGCATTGCATGAAGCTGCAAGATTTGGCCACAAGGATGTTGCGGAGATCATgttagagaaagaaaaggatttAGCGTATGAGAGAAACAAACTGGGTGAAACCCCTCATTTTGTGGCTGCCGCATGTGGGAAAAAGGAAGTTTTCTCACTTCTGGAAAAGTACATCGGTGATTGCACGATGAGGAGGAATGATGGATGCACAATCCTTCATGCTGCTGTCATTGGAGAATGTTACA GTTTGGCAATTGACATATTGGAGTGGTATCCAGATCTTGCTGGCAAACgtgatgaaaaaggaaaaactgcTTTACATCTTTTGGCTGAAAAACCAGAGTCCTTCAGGAGTGGTTCTGCCTACACGTTCAGAGATCTTGGGACGAAGCCCCTCATTCTTCTGCATATACTCCGAGCTACAATCTATGGGT GTATTCGGGTCTTGTACAAGGAATCAGAACCTGTCAATGGTGCAGAAGAACCAAGCAATTCAGCTTCCATTCATAAAGTGAACATATCTTCTTTTGCCAATTTTATTTTGG GTTTTCCTTGGCTTAAAGAAATTGATGAAGCAAAGCAAAGCCATGCAGTTGCTCTAATGCTTGCAAAAAGGTTAATCAGAAAAGAAGATTGGAGCCACTATGTGCATGCAGAGGACAAGGATCTTGAAGGCAGCCAGTTTGGGATATcatcagaaaagaaaaataggctGCCAGATCCACTAATACAAGCAACGAGACTGGGCATCATTGAGGTAGTTCAGGAAATCCTCAGTGTCTACCCTGAAGCTTCGTATACCTTCGATAGAAAAGGAAGGAATATACTGCAAATCGCAGTGGAGGAGAAAAAATGGGTCTTGTACGACTACTTGATGACTAGTGTTCCTAACATGGACAGGATGCTAAGAGCAATTGATCACGAAGGAAATAGCATTATACATCTCGCAGCACGCCTGGAATCCCCTCCCAGTACTCCCCCTGGAGTTTTTCAGCAAATGATGTGGGAAGTCCTCTGGTTTAAG CGGGTGCAATATGACTCTTATCCATATCTCTGGCAACTGCAAAATTCTGATGGGAAGACAGCAAAACAAGTATTCGAGACGAACCATGCAAGTCTACGCGAAAAGGCTGAGAAAACTGTGAGATCATTGGCCAACAGTGTGTTAATTGTGTCTGTCCTCATTGGTACCATAAACTTTGCTGCAATTTTTACCGTACCCGGAGGTTTCGATCCAAAGACTGGCGAGGCCGTTTTTCTCAATAACCGGCACTGGGAATTCGGCTTGTTGATGTTCTACTTAGCTGGAGGGCTGTTCTCCTCTCTGTTCACCATGGGGACTCTGCTTGTGATTATCTTTTTGCGATTTGAAACTGACGAATTTTATCTTTCCCTGCCCTTCTACTATGTGACGGACATGATTGCCATCTTCTACTCCGTGGTCTTCACAATCGTTGCATGTTGCCAAGCATTAATAGTGCAGAAAGTTGTGATTACCGACTTCACACCCCTTGTGGTGTTCTTCTTTATCTATGGTTTCCTGGCCGTTGTGCTCATGGAAACATCGTACGTGATATTCGACTATGGGTATCACCTAATTTGTTATTGCCGTTGTTATAGAGGGCGACAATCTTAA
- the LOC113719061 gene encoding uncharacterized protein — protein MIYLIQHSHKNLEEYFFFLWLSKMASSRINEDRSNRSAAYRAVIQGKKQSEETFRSFWREEGVKPLDKFGDTVLHFLAIYGNEDAVRLLLRDGLVTSENLKAKNVNGDTALHEAARYGHKDVAEIMLRTEKDLAYERNKLGETPLFVAAACGKKEVFSLLEKYIGDCMMRRNDGCTILHAAVIGGYYSLAIGILESYPDLAGKRNEKGKTALHLLAAKPESFRSVSAYTLRDLGTKSLIPVHMLRAIIYWCIPVLNKESQPVNSAEEPSNSASIHKLDRSSSVNYILGFPWLKEIDDAKQSHAVALMLAERLIKREDWSQYVHTEDKDLEGSQFGISSEKKNRMPDPLIQATRLGIIEVVQEILSVYPEALYTFDGKGRNILQIAVAEKKWFLYDHLMTSGTNMDRMLSAIDHEGNSIIHLAAHLESPPSTPPGVFQQMMWAVLWFKRVQYDSYPYLWELQNSDGKTARQVFETNHASLRENAERTVRELANAVLIVSTLIGTINFAAIFTVPGGFDQKTGEAIFLSNRHWEFGLLMFYLAGGLFSALFTMGTLLVIIFMRFETEDFYLSLPFYYVTDMISIFYSAVFTIVACCQALIVQKVVITDYTPLVVFFFIYGLIALVLMETSYVIFDYKYYLIRYCLCYRGLES, from the exons atgatttacttgATACAGCACTCTCATAAGAACCttgaagaatattttttttttctgtggcTATCCAAAATGGCAAGCTCAAGAATCAACGAGGATAGGAGCAACCGATCTGCTGCTTATAGAGCAGTCATACAGGGAAAAAAACAATCAGAAGAAACCTTTCGCAGTTTCTGGAGGGAAGAAGGTGTGAAACCACTTGATAAATTTGGTGATACTGTTCTCCATTTTCTCGCCATTTACGGAAATGAGGATGCCGTCAGATTACTTCTCCGGGATGGTCTTGTGACCAGTGAAAATCTGAAGGCAAAGAATGTCAATGGCGACACTGCATTGCATGAAGCTGCAAGATATGGCCACAAGGATGTTGCGGAGATCATGTTAAGGACAGAAAAGGATTTAGCGTATGAGAGAAACAAACTGGGTGAAACCCCTCTTTTTGTGGCTGCTGCATGTGGGAAAAAGGAAGTTTTCTCACTTCTGGAAAAGTACATCGGTGATTGCATGATGAGGAGGAATGATGGATGCACAATCCTTCATGCTGCTGTAATTGGAGGATATTACA GTTTGGCAATTGGCATATTGGAGTCGTATCCTGATCTTGCTGGCAAAcgtaatgaaaaaggaaaaactgcTTTACATCTTTTGGCTGCAAAACCAGAGTCCTTCAGGAGTGTTTCTGCCTACACGCTCAGAGATCTTGGGACGAAGTCCCTCATTCCTGTGCATATGCTCCGAGCTATAATCTATTGGT GTATTCCGGTCTTGAACAAGGAATCGCAACCTGTCAACAGTGCAGAAGAACCAAGCAATTCAGCTTCCATTCATAAATTGGACAGATCTTCTTCTGTCAATTATATCTTGG GTTTTCCTTGGCTTAAAGAAATTGATGATGCAAAGCAAAGCCATGCAGTTGCACTAATGCTTGCAGAAAGGTTAATCAAAAGAGAAGATTGGAGCCAATATGTGCATACAGAGGACAAAGATCTTGAAGGCAGCCAGTTTGGGATATcatcagaaaagaaaaataggatgCCAGATCCACTAATACAAGCAACGAGACTGGGGATCATTGAGGTAGTTCAGGAAATCCTCAGTGTCTACCCTGAAGCTTTGTATACCTTCGATGGAAAAGGAAGGAATATACTGCAAATTGCAGTGGCGGAGAAAAAATGGTTCTTGTACGACCACTTGATGACTAGTGGTACTAACATGGACAGGATGCTAAGTGCTATTGATCACGAAGGAAATAGCATTATACATCTCGCAGCACACCTGGAATCCCCTCCCAGCACTCCCCCTGGAGTTTTTCAGCAAATGATGTGGGCAGTCCTCTGGTTTAAG CGGGTTCAATATGACTCTTATCCATATCTCTGGGAACTACAAAATTCTGATGGGAAGACAGCAAGACAAGTATTCGAGACGAACCATGCAAGCCTACGCGAAAATGCTGAGAGAACTGTGAGAGAATTGGCCAACGCTGTGTTGATTGTGTCTACCCTCATTGGTACCATAAACTTTGCTGCAATTTTTACTGTACCTGGAGGTTTCGATCAAAAGACTGGAGAGGCCATTTTTCTCAGCAACCGGCACTGGGAATTCGGCTTGTTGATGTTCTACTTAGCTGGAGGGCTGTTCTCCGCTCTGTTCACCATGGGGACCCTGCTTGTGATTATCTTTATGCGATTCGAAACTGAGGATTTTTATCTTTCCCTGCCCTTCTACTATGTGACGGACATGATTTCCATCTTCTACTCCGCGGTCTTCACAATCGTAGCATGTTGCCAAGCATTAATAGTGCAGAAAGTTGTGATTACCGACTACACACCCCTTGTGGTGTTCTTCTTTATCTATGGTCTGATAGCCCTTGTGCTCATGGAAACATCATATGTGATATTCGACTATAAGTATTACCTAATTCGTTATTGCCTTTGTTATAGAGGGCTAGAATCTTAA
- the LOC140021364 gene encoding putative late blight resistance protein homolog R1B-16 — protein sequence MAEFLIDSILVGNGSKRHKLSWLSHVSEDIRLIKMQIEEKTVDIGCLNAVETTKREIPHTSKVGADEDVLVLEDQQQMIVNHLIRGSSQRDTVSIVGMAGIGKTTLANKVYNDPEIVSQHWLIKCKMILKLCLTSIFGHVVVFHKHTRKETYSLKY from the coding sequence ATGGCGGAATTTCTTATTGACTCAATTTTGGTGGGGAATGGTTCTAAAAGGCACAAACTCTCCTGGCTTTCTCATGTCTCAGAAGACATTAGACTTATTAAGATGCAGATTGAGGAGAAGACCGTTGATATTGGATGCCTGAATGCGGTTGAGACTACAAAGCGTGAAATCCCACACACTAGTAAAGTTGGAGCTGATGAAGATGTGTTGGTTCTAGAAGATCAGCAACAAATGATTGTTAATCACCTTATAAGAGGGTCATCCCAGAGAGATACTGTCTCGATTGTCGGAATGGCAGGAATTGGTAAGACAACATTGGCTAATAAAGTGTATAATGATCCTGAAATTGTGTCTCAACATTGGCTAATAAAGTGTAAAATGATCCTGAAATTGTGTCTTACTTCCATATTCGGGCATGTTGTTGTGTTTCACAAGCATACACGAAAAGAGACCTATAGCTTGAAGTACTAG